In Cydia amplana chromosome 2, ilCydAmpl1.1, whole genome shotgun sequence, the following proteins share a genomic window:
- the LOC134662089 gene encoding iodotyrosine deiodinase 1 codes for MNFISASIWTLENHCFIVYTMLLVSFVVFTLFHKKRVEAQAVRHNAKRLAPNGAGTGKARERDFPEDDPDPILTSAIPEDTPHIPYKPVHRSDDEILQRSREYYELMAQRRSVRMFSTEPVPQEILDNIIKTAGTSPSGAHTEPWTFVVVQDPEVKEAIREIVEEEEDLNYRQRMSKQWTTDLKPFRTKAEKPYLSDAPALLLVFRQTHSWKEDNTKRMHYYSEISVAIAAGILLAAIQYCGLIALTSTPLNCNARLKALLCRPGNERLELLLPVGRPHEGATVPDLQRKTLEQIMVKI; via the exons ATGAACTTTATTTCCGCGTCGATATGGACGCTGGAGAACCACTGTTTTATTGTGTACACGATGCTGTTGGTTTCTTTCGTGGTGTTTACTTTGTTTCATAAGAAGAGGGTTGAGGCTCAGGCGGTGCGGCATAATGCCAAAAGATTGGCGCCAAATGGAGCAGGGACCGGGAAAG CGCGCGAACGCGACTTTCCCGAGGATGACCCGGACCCGATCCTAACTTCAGCCATTCCGGAGGACACACCCCACATCCCGTACAAGCCAGTCCACCGCTCTGATGACGAGATCCTGCAGCGGTCTAGGGAATATTATGAGCTGATGGCCCAGCGGCGATCCGTGAGGATGTTCAGCACAGAGCCAGTTCCACAGGAAATTCTTGACAACATCATTAAGACTGCAG GCACATCCCCATCAGGAGCCCACACTGAACCCTGGACATTCGTGGTCGTCCAAGACCCGGAAGTGAAGGAAGCCATCCGCGAAAtcgtagaagaagaagaagacctcAACTACCGACAGAGGATGTCCAAGCAATGGACGACGGACTTGAAGCCTTTCCGGACGAAGGCTGAGAAGCCTTATTTGTCTGATGCACCTGCGTTGCTGCTGGTATTTCGGCAGACGCACTCTTGGAAAGAAGATAATACCAAGAGGATGCATTATTATAGTGAGATCAGTGTGGCGATTGCTGCTGGGATTCTATTGGCTGCGATACag TACTGCGGCCTAATAGCTCTAACTTCCACTCCTCTCAACTGCAACGCGCGCCTCAAAGCGCTGCTGTGCAGGCCGGGCAACGAGCGCCTGGAACTGCTGCTGCCGGTCGGGAGGCCTCATGAGGGCGCCACTGTGCCGGACCTGCAGCGGAAGACCCTGGAACAGATCATGGTCAAGATCTGA